In the genome of Romeriopsis navalis LEGE 11480, one region contains:
- a CDS encoding two-partner secretion domain-containing protein encodes MQLNRTIMPLSLAILGVTVGARAVQAQVVATPANQLGATGTVVTPSGTVSNITGGTTSGTNLFHSFSQFGLAQGATANFQTPAAIANVLSRVTGGTASVINGQIQLSGNTGANLYLMNPSGVIFGPNASLNVPASFIATTATAIGFQDNTSTNQSYFNAVGENIYANLTGGPTSLLFPPVATGSIVNFGDLSVSAGADNTLALFGNTVLQAADVNAPGANVIAASVPNPRVIRLSQPGNLLSLEFPGGTFASPNAFAATSVASLPALITGGGFSGVTNVQVNGSTVSFTGANSTSSVINAGDLATRNINVSLNAAGAAGPSANSVILISGGNLTAGNIANAVASGANIALTGSTTNSGTLGGGTVRLASGFFGTQGNDNGTLQVGNIQNAANISLESGGGIVGGALSTRGVTAGRNIAINLNSRTGNIRVINLLANNVNAAGAAGAGSNIVVNAAQGLFQSTGTLSSAAIGGASAGGAGTVLSTLSGNGGAGSAAGGAASVAANGTINITQLGGANANFIQGANLERDTNGLIIYRLASDQTIRVLINGINADGSLILRNAATGETIAGGGNVIVRSLSAANAQSIATGGGSNGLIIRLNGANSVLAGGLGLTGVAATGAPATTTAAVNRLNTGSQGVAVATQNGAVASGNLSAAQLQLPNIPVGDTPVVDPENPVVDPENPVVDPENPVVDPLLDPQNQLTQAGEQAQDQIELDNTADDLSGRTIRTAATRSGSLIAADTASVSTEEGVLTRRVERTVEVPVPLEAPAVVEKKEEEQKIEVEAPKKIKLLPQLW; translated from the coding sequence ATGCAGTTAAATCGCACAATCATGCCACTAAGTTTGGCAATCCTCGGTGTTACTGTTGGTGCGCGGGCAGTTCAGGCGCAAGTTGTCGCAACGCCAGCGAATCAACTAGGGGCGACTGGTACAGTGGTTACACCGTCTGGAACAGTGTCAAATATTACTGGTGGAACAACATCAGGGACTAATTTATTCCACAGTTTTTCGCAGTTTGGATTAGCGCAAGGTGCGACTGCAAATTTTCAAACTCCAGCCGCAATTGCCAACGTTTTGTCACGGGTAACGGGTGGCACGGCATCAGTTATTAATGGGCAAATTCAACTATCAGGAAATACGGGTGCTAATTTATACTTAATGAACCCTTCAGGGGTGATTTTTGGGCCGAATGCGAGCTTGAATGTGCCAGCTTCCTTTATCGCTACAACAGCTACGGCGATCGGCTTTCAGGATAATACGTCTACGAATCAGTCCTACTTCAATGCGGTCGGTGAGAATATCTATGCCAATTTGACTGGTGGGCCAACTTCGCTACTTTTCCCGCCGGTGGCCACGGGCTCGATCGTGAATTTTGGTGACCTTTCAGTCTCGGCGGGTGCTGATAATACGTTGGCGCTATTTGGAAATACCGTTTTGCAGGCGGCGGATGTGAATGCGCCTGGTGCGAACGTTATTGCTGCTAGCGTGCCAAACCCACGGGTTATCCGCTTGTCGCAGCCAGGAAACTTATTGAGTTTGGAATTCCCGGGTGGTACATTCGCTTCCCCGAACGCATTTGCGGCGACTTCGGTGGCTTCTCTGCCGGCCCTGATTACGGGAGGTGGGTTTTCGGGTGTGACCAATGTGCAGGTAAACGGGAGCACGGTGAGCTTCACGGGGGCAAATTCGACTAGCAGTGTAATTAATGCCGGGGATTTAGCGACCCGGAATATTAACGTCAGCCTCAATGCGGCGGGCGCGGCCGGGCCAAGTGCGAATTCAGTGATTCTAATTAGTGGTGGTAATCTTACTGCCGGTAATATTGCTAACGCGGTGGCCTCGGGGGCGAATATTGCGCTGACGGGAAGTACGACCAATAGCGGTACTTTGGGTGGCGGTACGGTTCGTCTTGCCTCTGGCTTCTTCGGGACTCAGGGCAATGATAATGGCACTTTGCAGGTTGGCAATATCCAAAATGCCGCAAATATCTCCCTCGAAAGTGGCGGTGGTATTGTGGGTGGGGCGCTATCGACTCGTGGCGTTACAGCGGGTCGCAATATCGCGATTAACCTAAACAGTCGGACGGGTAATATTCGCGTCATTAATCTGCTCGCAAATAACGTCAACGCTGCTGGGGCTGCCGGTGCCGGTAGCAATATTGTGGTGAATGCAGCGCAAGGATTATTCCAATCGACTGGGACGCTTTCATCGGCAGCGATCGGCGGCGCGAGTGCCGGTGGCGCCGGTACGGTCCTCAGTACTCTAAGCGGTAATGGTGGTGCGGGTAGTGCCGCCGGTGGTGCAGCAAGTGTTGCTGCCAACGGCACAATTAATATCACTCAGCTTGGTGGTGCCAATGCCAACTTTATCCAAGGTGCGAACCTTGAGCGCGATACTAATGGCTTGATCATTTATCGCTTGGCTAGCGATCAGACGATTCGCGTCTTGATTAATGGCATCAATGCTGACGGCAGTCTGATTCTGCGAAATGCAGCGACGGGCGAGACGATTGCCGGTGGTGGGAATGTGATTGTCCGTTCGCTTAGTGCTGCTAATGCTCAGTCGATCGCCACAGGCGGTGGTTCCAACGGTTTGATTATTCGACTCAATGGTGCAAACAGCGTCTTGGCTGGTGGACTTGGTCTTACCGGAGTAGCCGCAACGGGTGCTCCGGCTACGACTACGGCTGCTGTGAATCGTTTGAATACCGGTTCTCAAGGTGTTGCGGTTGCCACGCAAAATGGTGCGGTTGCATCGGGTAATTTATCGGCAGCGCAGCTTCAGCTTCCGAATATTCCGGTGGGAGATACCCCGGTGGTCGATCCAGAGAATCCGGTGGTCGATCCAGAGAATCCGGTGGTCGATCCAGAGAATCCGGTGGTCGATCCTCTATTAGATCCGCAAAATCAATTGACTCAAGCGGGAGAGCAAGCTCAAGATCAGATTGAGCTTGATAATACAGCAGACGATTTGAGTGGTCGCACCATTCGCACGGCGGCAACTCGTTCTGGTTCTCTGATTGCTGCTGATACGGCATCAGTCTCCACAGAAGAAGGTGTCTTGACGCGCCGGGTTGAGCGGACTGTTGAAGTGCCAGTCCCGCTTGAAGCCCCAGCCGTGGTGGAGAAGAAAGAAGAAGAGCAGAAGATTGAGGTGGAAGCGCCGAAGAAGATCAAGTTGCTACCGCAGCTTTGGTAA
- the pipX gene encoding transcriptional coactivator PipX translates to MSSETYLNHPTFGLLNRLCQLDDKRELFTTLYAQRLFFIVEHQTQGLQIESLGRNEARMIVEKQLRITRSQGNSQAYATLYKVHQQVFC, encoded by the coding sequence ATGAGCTCGGAAACCTATCTCAACCATCCGACATTCGGACTCCTCAACCGCCTATGCCAATTGGACGATAAGCGGGAGCTGTTCACGACGCTCTATGCCCAAAGGCTCTTCTTCATCGTCGAACATCAAACACAAGGCTTACAAATTGAGTCACTGGGTCGCAATGAAGCGCGCATGATTGTGGAAAAACAACTCCGCATCACACGTTCTCAGGGCAATAGTCAGGCTTATGCGACACTATATAAAGTCCATCAACAGGTATTTTGCTAA
- a CDS encoding ShlB/FhaC/HecB family hemolysin secretion/activation protein — MFEVFVESPNVTRWNVPAIEYQATNPDAQGFQPIAALSVGDLQPDLTQVASSVLITDAMRPAAENRTTSQRLMQQTLRNLRPSQASKIVTTSTPAIDAPQQLAQAISTDTASKAATPGTIQAFLEAQRLENRDTSTGESEAIAQNSSPSRFPTTRTQTEVVEEKIDETTTFEVKQIEIVGNTRFPESELAAYTKPLEGRQIGLAELRQAVDAITQLYLSKGYLNSRAFLGNQEVTDGTVTIQILEGSVEAIQVEGNNRLPDSYVLDRLRSGVESPLRGDKLEEQLRLLQIDPALETVEASLSPGSAAGKSLLTVRVKEAKTAYFGVTSDNYSAPVVGSERYGIYGGLRSLLIPGDEFFASYNRTTSGGLNALDFLYRAPVNAQNGTIQLRVAPSWYNITDQEIGQLFDIDGNSQLYELTYRQPIMRNFRQEFALSLGFALQNGNSEVSGTNLFDTNNRARVLKFGQDFISRDTQGVWAGQSSFNLGLDIFNATDNPSPQADGEFFSWTGQIQRVQRFNPSNVLIAQLNMQFSPDPLLPSQQFIIGGGQSVRGFRQNARFGDNGIRFSLEHRTVVARNRQGNSVAQLAPFFDLGTVWNVGDNPIASPNQRFLAGAGLGLILQPLPGLNMRFDYAVPFRRVDEKNDNLQDQAFYFSLGYQP, encoded by the coding sequence GTGTTTGAAGTTTTTGTTGAGTCTCCGAACGTTACACGCTGGAACGTTCCGGCGATTGAGTACCAGGCGACTAACCCTGATGCCCAGGGTTTCCAGCCAATCGCGGCGTTATCGGTTGGTGATTTACAGCCAGACCTCACACAGGTAGCGAGTTCCGTATTAATCACGGACGCAATGCGACCGGCAGCGGAAAATCGGACAACGAGTCAGCGCCTGATGCAGCAGACGCTCCGTAATTTACGGCCATCGCAAGCCAGTAAAATTGTCACCACGAGTACTCCGGCGATCGACGCACCACAGCAATTAGCCCAAGCAATTTCGACGGACACCGCCAGCAAGGCGGCAACACCAGGGACGATCCAAGCATTTCTTGAAGCGCAACGCCTCGAAAATCGCGATACTAGCACCGGCGAATCCGAGGCGATCGCGCAGAATAGTTCGCCCAGCCGTTTCCCGACGACTCGCACACAGACCGAGGTGGTTGAAGAGAAAATCGATGAAACAACCACCTTTGAGGTCAAGCAGATTGAGATTGTGGGGAATACACGCTTCCCTGAGTCAGAATTAGCCGCTTACACCAAACCCCTCGAAGGTCGGCAAATTGGCCTAGCCGAACTGCGTCAGGCAGTTGATGCGATTACCCAGCTATATCTCAGCAAGGGCTATCTAAATTCCCGCGCATTTCTGGGTAACCAAGAAGTGACCGATGGCACAGTCACGATTCAGATTTTAGAAGGGAGTGTCGAAGCAATTCAGGTCGAAGGCAATAACCGCTTGCCCGACAGCTATGTTCTCGATCGACTACGGAGCGGTGTCGAATCCCCACTCCGCGGGGACAAACTGGAAGAGCAATTGCGCCTGTTACAAATTGACCCAGCATTAGAAACCGTCGAAGCCAGTCTGAGTCCCGGTAGTGCTGCCGGTAAAAGCCTCCTAACTGTCCGGGTCAAAGAAGCCAAAACGGCTTACTTTGGTGTTACTTCCGATAACTATTCCGCGCCCGTTGTGGGTTCCGAACGGTATGGGATTTATGGTGGGCTACGTAGCCTATTGATTCCGGGCGATGAATTTTTCGCCTCCTATAATCGCACCACCAGCGGCGGCTTGAATGCTCTAGATTTTCTCTACCGCGCCCCAGTCAATGCCCAAAATGGGACAATTCAACTGCGAGTTGCACCTTCTTGGTACAACATCACCGATCAAGAAATCGGCCAACTCTTTGACATTGACGGCAACTCACAGCTCTATGAGTTGACCTATCGCCAACCCATCATGCGCAACTTCCGCCAGGAATTTGCCCTATCCCTCGGGTTTGCGTTGCAAAACGGCAACAGCGAGGTGAGTGGCACGAATCTATTTGACACCAATAACCGCGCCCGCGTCTTGAAGTTCGGCCAAGACTTCATCTCCCGTGATACCCAAGGCGTCTGGGCTGGCCAGTCTTCATTTAACCTGGGACTCGACATTTTTAATGCCACGGATAATCCCTCGCCCCAGGCAGATGGCGAATTCTTTAGCTGGACCGGCCAAATTCAACGCGTCCAGCGATTCAATCCCAGCAATGTTTTAATTGCACAATTGAATATGCAATTCTCCCCGGACCCACTCTTACCATCCCAGCAATTCATCATTGGTGGTGGCCAATCAGTCCGTGGTTTTCGTCAGAATGCCCGATTTGGCGATAACGGTATTCGCTTCTCCCTCGAACATCGCACGGTTGTCGCCCGCAATCGCCAAGGCAATAGCGTGGCCCAGCTTGCGCCATTCTTTGACCTGGGTACAGTCTGGAACGTCGGGGACAATCCAATTGCTTCCCCCAATCAGCGTTTCCTTGCCGGTGCTGGTCTCGGCCTCATCTTGCAGCCCCTACCAGGCTTAAATATGCGTTTCGACTATGCGGTACCATTCCGCCGAGTTGATGAGAAGAATGACAACTTACAAGATCAAGCCTTCTATTTCAGCTTGGGATATCAACCCTAG
- the yidD gene encoding membrane protein insertion efficiency factor YidD: MSPASTLKFLLIGLVRGYRLVISPLFMPCCRFYPTCSQYAIEALDVHGPLRGSWLTVRRIGRCRPGGDSGYDPVPPPMTP; encoded by the coding sequence ATGAGTCCAGCATCCACCCTAAAGTTTCTATTAATTGGCCTTGTGCGCGGCTATCGCCTGGTAATTTCGCCACTTTTTATGCCCTGCTGCCGGTTTTATCCCACCTGTTCGCAATACGCGATCGAGGCCTTGGACGTGCATGGCCCACTGCGTGGGAGTTGGTTGACAGTGCGCCGGATTGGTCGGTGCCGTCCCGGGGGTGATAGTGGCTACGATCCGGTGCCGCCGCCAATGACGCCATGA
- the rpsD gene encoding 30S ribosomal protein S4 has translation MSRYRGPRLRVTRRLGDLPGLTRKSARKAYPPGQHGQARKKKSEYALRLEEKQKLRYNYGLTERQLRNYVQKARRKTGSTGQVLLQLMEMRLDNTVFRLGLAPTIPAARQLVNHGHITINGKVLDIASYQVRTGDEIGVRDRDASRKLVEENLQYPGLSNIPAHLDFNKNKLVCKVTGVIDREWVALQINELMVVEYYSRLV, from the coding sequence ATGTCCCGTTATCGTGGGCCGCGTCTAAGAGTTACGCGTCGTCTAGGCGATTTGCCTGGTTTGACCCGTAAATCCGCCCGTAAGGCTTACCCGCCTGGGCAACACGGCCAAGCCCGTAAAAAGAAATCGGAGTACGCGCTGCGACTCGAAGAGAAGCAGAAGTTACGCTACAACTACGGTTTGACCGAGCGTCAGCTGCGTAACTACGTCCAAAAAGCGCGTCGTAAGACGGGTTCTACTGGGCAAGTTCTGTTGCAGTTGATGGAAATGCGTCTCGACAACACGGTTTTCCGTTTGGGTCTCGCACCGACGATTCCGGCGGCGCGCCAATTGGTCAACCACGGCCACATTACGATCAATGGCAAAGTTCTCGACATCGCAAGTTACCAGGTTCGTACTGGTGATGAAATCGGTGTGCGTGATCGCGATGCCAGCCGCAAACTGGTCGAAGAAAATCTTCAGTATCCTGGTTTGTCTAACATCCCAGCCCACTTGGACTTCAACAAGAATAAGTTGGTTTGTAAGGTCACCGGCGTTATCGATCGTGAATGGGTGGCACTTCAAATTAACGAACTAATGGTGGTGGAGTACTACTCCCGACTGGTTTAG
- the speA gene encoding biosynthetic arginine decarboxylase, with protein MTGQPLPIEAQSTVSTTTETGANAVVSTSNHRADAAAAVPPTAPASTWTIEASEELYRIAGWGEPYFGINAAGNITVSPKGLRGGSLDLYDLVQGLMQRNLELPLLIRFSDILEDRIERLNAAFAKAIARYNYDGLYRGVFPVKCNQQRHLIENLVRFGQPYQFGLEAGSKPELMIALASLTTAGALLICNGYKDREYIETALLGQQLGQTVIIVLEQIEEVALVIETSQRLGIKPVVGVRAKLSAKGIGRWGDSAGDRAKFGLTIPEILQAVSDLKAAGLLDCLQLLHFHIGSQISSISVLKDAMREAGQIYVELVRLDANMQYLDVGGGLGVDYDGSRSSFHASKNYNTQNYANDVVAAIKDACTLAEIPGPTLISESGRAVSSHQSVLIFDVLGTNEVHVDVPVAPHADEHRLIHNLYETYELIAPENVQETYNDATQFKDEALSSFTLGYLSLPERARAEQLYWDCCKKIQTIVPTLEDVPEELADLEKIMASMYYVNLSVFQSAPDSWAIDQLFPITPIHRLNEAPDCRATLADLTCDSDGKIDRFIGSRDVKSVLELHSLKPDEPYYLGMFLNGAYQEIMGNLHNLFGDTNVVHISLTPKGYQIDHVVRGDTMKEVLGYVQYHTDDLIESIRQKTEAAIDTGHISLHESQLLLNCYKRCLGAYTYLSSMQ; from the coding sequence ATGACAGGTCAGCCACTGCCGATCGAGGCACAATCAACGGTTTCAACAACGACTGAAACGGGTGCTAATGCGGTGGTCTCGACGAGTAATCATCGTGCCGATGCGGCGGCGGCGGTGCCGCCTACCGCGCCTGCATCAACCTGGACGATCGAAGCGAGTGAAGAGCTTTATCGGATTGCGGGTTGGGGTGAGCCATATTTTGGGATTAACGCGGCGGGCAATATTACGGTGTCGCCGAAAGGGCTGCGTGGGGGATCGCTGGATTTATACGATTTGGTGCAAGGGTTAATGCAGCGCAATTTGGAGTTGCCGCTGTTGATTCGGTTCTCGGATATTTTGGAGGATCGGATTGAGCGGTTGAATGCGGCGTTTGCCAAGGCGATCGCCCGCTATAACTACGACGGCTTGTATCGTGGCGTGTTTCCGGTGAAGTGTAACCAGCAGCGGCATTTGATTGAGAATTTGGTGCGGTTTGGGCAACCTTATCAGTTTGGTTTAGAAGCCGGTTCCAAGCCAGAATTAATGATTGCGTTAGCCTCGTTAACGACTGCGGGCGCTTTGTTAATTTGCAATGGCTATAAAGATCGCGAATACATTGAAACCGCGCTCTTGGGTCAGCAGTTGGGGCAAACAGTCATTATTGTGCTGGAACAAATTGAAGAAGTGGCGCTGGTGATCGAGACCAGTCAGCGGTTAGGCATTAAACCAGTGGTCGGGGTGCGGGCTAAGCTGAGTGCCAAGGGCATCGGGCGCTGGGGTGATTCCGCTGGCGATCGGGCCAAATTTGGTCTGACGATTCCCGAGATTTTGCAAGCCGTCAGTGATCTCAAAGCCGCAGGCTTACTGGATTGTTTGCAGTTATTACACTTTCACATTGGATCGCAAATTTCATCGATTAGCGTCCTTAAAGATGCGATGCGTGAGGCGGGCCAAATCTATGTGGAGCTAGTCCGATTGGACGCCAATATGCAGTATCTCGATGTCGGTGGTGGCTTAGGTGTCGATTATGACGGTTCTCGCAGTAGTTTCCATGCCTCGAAAAACTACAATACGCAAAACTATGCGAATGACGTCGTGGCGGCCATTAAAGATGCTTGTACCTTGGCGGAAATCCCCGGACCGACGCTGATTAGTGAAAGTGGTCGGGCGGTTTCTTCGCATCAGTCGGTGCTCATTTTTGATGTTTTAGGCACGAATGAAGTGCACGTGGATGTCCCCGTAGCGCCCCATGCCGATGAACATCGGTTGATTCATAATCTGTACGAAACCTATGAGTTAATTGCCCCGGAGAACGTTCAGGAAACCTATAACGATGCCACGCAGTTTAAGGATGAGGCACTCAGTTCCTTTACGTTGGGTTATTTGAGTTTGCCGGAGCGAGCTCGCGCGGAGCAGCTTTACTGGGATTGCTGCAAAAAAATTCAGACGATCGTTCCGACCCTAGAAGATGTTCCAGAAGAACTTGCCGATCTTGAGAAAATCATGGCTTCCATGTACTACGTGAATCTTTCGGTGTTTCAGTCGGCGCCGGATAGTTGGGCGATCGATCAATTATTTCCGATCACCCCGATTCATCGTCTGAATGAAGCGCCAGATTGTCGGGCCACATTGGCGGATTTAACCTGTGATAGCGACGGCAAAATTGACCGATTTATTGGTTCACGCGACGTTAAATCAGTCTTGGAGCTACATTCGCTCAAACCCGATGAACCCTACTACTTGGGTATGTTCCTAAATGGGGCTTACCAGGAAATTATGGGTAATTTGCACAACTTATTTGGTGATACGAATGTGGTGCATATTAGTTTGACACCCAAGGGCTATCAGATTGATCACGTTGTACGGGGCGACACCATGAAAGAAGTCCTGGGTTATGTGCAATATCACACGGATGATTTGATCGAGAGTATTCGGCAAAAAACGGAAGCGGCGATCGATACCGGCCATATTAGTCTGCACGAATCACAGTTGTTGCTGAATTGCTACAAGCGTTGCTTGGGCGCTTATACGTATCTCTCTTCCATGCAATAA